The Pirellulales bacterium DNA segment CCACAAGCGTGTCGACCATCGGCACGCCGGTGATATCGATGATCGCCAGCTCCGATCCGGTGTCGACGATCCGCTGCAGCAGCGATTCCATGACGATTTGCGTGCGGTTGCTATCGAGCGTGCCGATCATCGGCAGCGCTAATACGCCGTCCCAAAGCTTGACCACCGGCGTCGAGAGCTCGAGCATTTCGGTTTGCTGCCGGGCGATCACGTCTTCGCGGGTTCTTTGAAACGCCTTGACGGTGTGCAGCCCCAACTTGTCGAGCAGTTCCGTGGCCACCCACATCTCCGCGGCCAGCGCTTCGGGATCTTTGCCGAATTCTTTTTGCAGTCTGGCGAAGAGCGGCTTCTTGAAAGAAAAGATGAAGGTGGCCGTTTCGGCCAAATTAAAACCTTGCGCGACGCGCGAAAGCGACATTTGATCGAGAAACTCCCGCAGCTTCATCCATTCAGGGCCTTCGATATGGCCCGGCTTGCCGTGCCGAATGGCTTCTTGCAATAGTTCGAGGAATTCCCGCGCCTGGCTGCGGAGCTCGGTTTCGGAGATCCGGCTGTCGGTCGCCAGGCCGTTCATCCCCTCCAGCCAGTCACCGAGCAATTCCGATTCGTATTTCTTGATGACGCCGTGCGTCTGGGTGCGAGATTGTTGTTCCATGCCATCTTCCTTTAGGTTTGCGGTCCTGTCCAAGTATTGCTCTTCGGCTCCGAGCGCAAACCGGCCGCGCTGCTTCCAGAATCCGGACTCTCACCGACCACCAAATCGCAGGGAGGTTTAGCGATCGGGATGTGGGCGTCGTACCATGAACCGGAAACCGCCGGCATGGTGCGAATGGCGTGCCAGTTTGAAGTGGTCAAGCTTACCGCTCAATGCCGCGGAGAACAACGACCCCGCGGCCGTGTTGGAATCTCGCCGCGTCAAGTTCTCCAGCGGCCTCGGCGAAGCTATGCGAAGCGGGTCAACAGCGCCAACGCCCCGATCGCCATCAGCAGACCGGCGATTTCGGTATAGCTCAAAGATTCGTGGAAAAACCCGGCGCCGATCGCGGTGAGCAAGACCACCATCGACACGGAA contains these protein-coding regions:
- a CDS encoding STAS domain-containing protein translates to MEQQSRTQTHGVIKKYESELLGDWLEGMNGLATDSRISETELRSQAREFLELLQEAIRHGKPGHIEGPEWMKLREFLDQMSLSRVAQGFNLAETATFIFSFKKPLFARLQKEFGKDPEALAAEMWVATELLDKLGLHTVKAFQRTREDVIARQQTEMLELSTPVVKLWDGVLALPMIGTLDSNRTQIVMESLLQRIVDTGSELAIIDITGVPMVDTLVAQHLLKTVTAIRLMGADCIISGIRPQIAQTIVHLGVDLQGVITKATLADALSLALKKTGFTITKAKV